From Thermogladius calderae 1633, a single genomic window includes:
- a CDS encoding DNA-directed RNA polymerase subunit P, whose translation MVKYVCGRCGYVFDEEEMRVYRGRIKCPRCTYEIIYKIARPYRLVKAV comes from the coding sequence TTGGTCAAGTACGTGTGTGGCAGGTGCGGCTACGTCTTCGACGAGGAGGAAATGAGGGTTTACAGAGGTAGGATTAAGTGCCCGCGCTGTACGTACGAAATTATCTACAAGATCGCTAGGCCTTACAGGCTGGTCAAGGCCGTCTAG
- a CDS encoding 30S ribosomal protein S27e encodes MKKRLIPVPQPRSRFYRVICKTCGAENVVFSHSTYPARCKVCGTVLVKPTGGRAIVLKDKAEIVAELG; translated from the coding sequence GTGAAGAAGCGGCTAATCCCGGTACCCCAGCCCAGGAGCAGGTTCTATAGGGTTATCTGCAAGACATGTGGAGCGGAGAACGTAGTCTTCAGCCACTCGACGTACCCGGCGAGGTGCAAGGTCTGCGGCACAGTCCTAGTCAAGCCGACAGGGGGCCGGGCTATCGTACTCAAGGACAAAGCCGAGATAGTAGCCGAGCTAGGCTGA
- a CDS encoding transcription initiation factor IIB — MTVLSGEKTSSTPSQSPNVSKCPPNKIIFDHGKGEYVCLETGEVIEERVIDERAEWRAFTPEERERRARTGGPITGTVHDMGFATSIDYADKDASGRRIIEKKAQLQKLRKWQARTRIQSSVDRNLAQALNELERIAELLNLPTHVREEAARIYRMAVEKGLVRGRSIESVIAAAVYVACREARVPRSLDEITKYTRIPRKEIARCYRLLLRELGIKVTAVDPIDFIPRIAHALGLSGEIIKNATEILNKVRNKGVTAGKDPAGLAAAAVYIAAITAGEKRTQKEVAHVAGVTEVTVRNRYKEIIDALGIQEKMEE, encoded by the coding sequence GTGACCGTTTTGAGCGGTGAAAAAACCTCCTCTACTCCTAGTCAAAGCCCCAACGTTTCGAAGTGCCCTCCTAACAAGATCATTTTCGACCATGGTAAAGGCGAGTACGTCTGTCTCGAGACCGGCGAGGTGATCGAGGAGAGGGTCATAGACGAGAGAGCCGAGTGGAGAGCTTTCACGCCAGAGGAGAGGGAGAGGAGGGCCCGCACGGGTGGGCCTATTACGGGTACTGTGCACGACATGGGCTTTGCGACTTCGATAGACTACGCTGACAAAGACGCCTCCGGGAGGAGGATCATAGAGAAGAAGGCTCAGCTACAGAAGCTGAGGAAGTGGCAGGCGAGGACCAGGATTCAGAGCAGTGTGGACAGGAACCTCGCCCAGGCCTTGAACGAGCTGGAGAGGATCGCAGAGCTCCTAAACCTCCCCACTCACGTCAGGGAGGAGGCTGCCAGGATCTACCGCATGGCTGTCGAGAAGGGCCTGGTAAGGGGCCGTAGTATAGAGAGCGTTATAGCAGCCGCCGTCTACGTAGCCTGCAGAGAGGCGAGGGTCCCGCGCTCGCTCGACGAGATAACGAAGTACACGAGGATACCCAGGAAGGAGATCGCGAGGTGCTACAGGCTACTACTGAGAGAGCTGGGCATCAAGGTCACCGCAGTAGACCCGATAGACTTCATCCCCAGGATAGCCCACGCCCTAGGGTTGAGTGGCGAGATAATAAAGAACGCTACGGAGATCCTGAACAAGGTGAGGAACAAGGGGGTGACCGCTGGTAAAGACCCAGCCGGGCTGGCCGCCGCGGCCGTCTATATAGCCGCTATAACGGCGGGCGAGAAGCGTACACAGAAAGAGGTGGCCCACGTCGCTGGAGTAACCGAGGTCACCGTGAGGAACAGGTACAAGGAGATAATCGACGCTCTGGGGATCCAGGAGAAAATGGAAGAGTGA
- the tmk gene encoding dTMP kinase: MSYTSSRRGLFLVLEGLDGSGKTSIANILISRLGELGYRATYTYEPYDSSIVRAVKGEYSSARDAYVDALAYALDRLIHWKTVIEPALREGAVVVCDRYFYSSVAYQTASGAPYEWVLEVNRFAPRPDLAVYLDVEPSLGLARKKGVPSRFPEYERVDFLSRVREVYLRMVREGLLVVVDSSRGLEEVFRDVWGLVRPLLDRLTS; this comes from the coding sequence TTGAGCTACACTTCGAGTAGGAGAGGCCTGTTCTTAGTCCTCGAGGGGCTGGACGGCTCGGGGAAGACGAGCATCGCCAACATCCTCATAAGCAGGCTTGGCGAGCTGGGTTACAGGGCAACCTACACCTACGAGCCCTACGACTCGAGCATCGTCAGAGCCGTTAAAGGCGAGTACTCCAGCGCTAGGGACGCCTATGTCGACGCGCTGGCTTACGCCTTGGACAGGCTCATACACTGGAAGACGGTGATAGAGCCGGCTCTGAGGGAGGGCGCTGTGGTGGTGTGCGACAGGTACTTCTACAGTAGCGTCGCCTATCAGACCGCCTCGGGGGCACCCTACGAGTGGGTCTTGGAGGTGAACAGGTTCGCGCCGAGGCCCGACCTGGCAGTATACCTCGACGTAGAGCCCTCGCTCGGGCTGGCGAGGAAGAAGGGGGTCCCGTCGAGGTTTCCCGAGTACGAGAGGGTCGACTTCCTCTCCCGGGTCAGGGAGGTTTACTTGAGGATGGTCAGAGAAGGCCTGCTCGTAGTAGTCGACTCCAGCAGGGGGCTCGAGGAAGTCTTCCGGGACGTCTGGGGTCTGGTGAGGCCCCTGCTCGACCGGCTCACTTCGTAG
- a CDS encoding UbiD family decarboxylase, which produces MSVEGVYLTTLASLVDSLKGRKDTFFAGDLDPEYEPTRAVYGHRRERVVFRLKGKEWECVSNILRDRGDVYELVGARSDSELYEKLLRAYYSPSQLEVVDFAGSFRRADMALRDLPFIKFYREDGGPYLTSAVFIACWEGVCNSSFHRVMYIDDDRATLRIVPRHLHYMVKKAFEAGRDLPVAMVLGLDVYQEIAAAMSPPYGVFEVGIGAALSGVNRVAKTPLFNIPVPVTASLVVEGVISREEDWEGPFVDILSLVDERRRQNVFKPVAYYVNAQGRLVYHAIVPATSDHFYLMGLPREPLIYESVKKVAPGVRAVRLAVGGGSWLIGVIAIEQSTRGEALSAALAALTAHPSMKVVVVVDEDIDVDDPLQVEWAIATRSKPGEDVVVLRNAKASTLDPRSPEGVGDKLIVIATKPFNEPWSKYRRAGVP; this is translated from the coding sequence ATGAGTGTAGAGGGCGTCTACTTGACCACGCTCGCCTCGCTAGTGGACTCTTTAAAGGGGCGCAAAGACACGTTTTTTGCCGGCGACCTAGACCCCGAATACGAGCCCACGAGGGCGGTCTACGGGCATAGGCGGGAGAGAGTAGTGTTCAGGCTCAAGGGCAAGGAGTGGGAGTGCGTCTCAAATATACTGAGGGACCGGGGAGACGTATACGAGCTGGTGGGTGCGAGGAGCGACTCCGAGCTGTACGAGAAGCTCCTGAGAGCGTACTACAGCCCTTCACAGCTCGAGGTTGTGGACTTCGCCGGCAGCTTCAGGAGAGCCGACATGGCTCTACGAGACCTCCCCTTCATCAAGTTCTACCGCGAGGACGGGGGCCCCTACCTGACCAGCGCTGTTTTCATAGCGTGCTGGGAGGGCGTTTGCAACTCGAGTTTCCACAGGGTCATGTACATCGACGACGACAGGGCTACGCTCAGGATCGTCCCGAGGCACCTGCACTACATGGTGAAAAAGGCTTTCGAGGCGGGTAGAGACCTGCCCGTGGCTATGGTGCTAGGCCTAGACGTCTACCAGGAGATCGCGGCCGCCATGAGCCCACCCTACGGCGTCTTCGAGGTGGGGATAGGGGCAGCCCTAAGCGGGGTGAACAGGGTGGCCAAGACTCCTCTGTTCAACATACCTGTACCGGTCACCGCCTCGCTGGTTGTCGAGGGGGTCATCTCCAGGGAGGAGGATTGGGAGGGCCCCTTCGTCGACATACTGAGTCTAGTAGACGAGAGGAGGAGGCAGAACGTCTTCAAGCCCGTTGCCTACTACGTTAACGCCCAGGGCAGATTGGTGTACCACGCCATAGTGCCGGCGACAAGCGACCACTTCTACTTGATGGGCCTCCCGAGAGAGCCGCTTATCTACGAGAGTGTCAAGAAGGTGGCGCCGGGCGTCAGGGCAGTCCGGCTGGCTGTCGGCGGCGGCAGCTGGCTCATAGGGGTCATAGCCATCGAGCAGTCTACTAGGGGAGAGGCCCTCAGCGCGGCCCTGGCGGCCCTCACGGCCCACCCCAGCATGAAGGTGGTCGTAGTCGTAGACGAGGACATAGACGTCGACGACCCCTTACAGGTCGAGTGGGCTATAGCGACGCGCAGCAAGCCCGGCGAAGACGTCGTCGTGCTGAGGAACGCCAAGGCTAGTACGCTGGACCCAAGGAGCCCGGAGGGGGTCGGGGACAAACTAATAGTGATCGCGACGAAACCCTTCAATGAGCCGTGGTCCAAGTATAGGAGGGCCGGCGTGCCCTAA
- a CDS encoding Sjogren's syndrome/scleroderma autoantigen 1 family protein codes for MEAEVDPVKKMAELIKAGAVMLAETCPYPGCGLPLFRLKTGEVVCPVHGRVYLVKTEEEARAVKTSVSLAMTLDRIEERALMEMNAMLSERGEIDPTELIRWLEVVERVRRIKSVIASRPSSTK; via the coding sequence GTGGAGGCTGAAGTAGACCCCGTCAAGAAGATGGCCGAGCTTATCAAGGCCGGGGCGGTAATGCTGGCCGAGACATGCCCTTACCCGGGCTGCGGCCTCCCTCTGTTCAGGCTGAAGACGGGTGAGGTGGTCTGCCCCGTCCACGGTAGGGTCTACTTGGTCAAGACCGAGGAAGAGGCCAGGGCGGTGAAGACCTCTGTGAGCCTGGCCATGACGCTGGACAGGATTGAGGAGAGGGCCTTGATGGAGATGAACGCCATGCTGAGCGAGAGGGGGGAGATAGACCCCACCGAGCTGATAAGGTGGCTTGAGGTCGTCGAGAGGGTGAGGAGGATCAAGAGCGTCATCGCGTCTAGGCCTTCCTCTACGAAGTGA
- the alaXM gene encoding alanyl-tRNA editing protein AlaXM translates to MTELVYQHDSYIKELDAKVVYVVGNKVFLDRTIFHPRSGGVDNDKGFIVKDGSSARVESVYYDRDTGDVAHEIAGDLQLKPGDVVRLVLDWERRYRLMRLHTAAHIISAIMYSEYNALITGGNVSPEYAYDDYSLESADKALFQRAVEMANNVVKRGIEVKVYWLPYDEAMKIPGIVKLASRAPPRVEKLRIVEIPGVDVQADGGPHVKNTLEIGEIALLRVENKGKGKKRLYFSVKP, encoded by the coding sequence TTGACAGAGCTGGTGTATCAACACGACTCGTACATCAAAGAGCTGGACGCCAAAGTCGTTTACGTCGTCGGGAACAAGGTCTTTTTAGACAGGACGATCTTCCACCCGCGGAGCGGTGGCGTAGACAACGACAAGGGCTTTATTGTGAAGGACGGGTCCTCGGCTCGAGTGGAGTCGGTATACTACGACCGAGACACAGGCGACGTGGCCCACGAGATCGCGGGCGACCTCCAGTTGAAGCCAGGCGACGTCGTTAGGCTGGTCCTGGACTGGGAGAGGAGGTACAGGCTGATGAGGTTGCACACGGCGGCGCACATAATATCGGCGATCATGTACAGCGAGTACAACGCGCTGATCACGGGCGGCAACGTCAGCCCCGAGTACGCTTACGACGACTACAGTCTCGAGTCGGCGGACAAGGCGCTCTTCCAGAGGGCTGTCGAGATGGCAAACAACGTCGTGAAGAGGGGCATCGAGGTGAAGGTGTACTGGCTACCCTACGACGAGGCCATGAAGATACCCGGGATCGTGAAATTGGCCTCCAGGGCGCCGCCGAGAGTCGAGAAGCTGAGGATAGTGGAGATACCAGGGGTAGACGTACAGGCCGACGGCGGGCCCCACGTCAAGAACACCCTCGAGATAGGCGAGATAGCCCTGCTCAGGGTAGAGAATAAAGGTAAGGGTAAGAAGAGGCTGTACTTCAGCGTCAAGCCGTGA
- the yciH gene encoding stress response translation initiation inhibitor YciH: MVAKELDCGGLPPEICEQLGREEQIIKIRVDMRKFGKAVTVIEGLPQEKDVLKSIAKTLKTKLAAGGTYRDDGVIELQGDHRHRVKEILVNEFGFPPENVIIID, translated from the coding sequence ATGGTGGCAAAAGAGCTGGATTGTGGTGGGCTACCCCCGGAGATATGCGAACAACTAGGCCGCGAAGAGCAGATCATAAAGATAAGGGTTGACATGAGGAAGTTCGGCAAGGCCGTGACGGTGATCGAAGGCCTACCACAGGAAAAAGACGTCTTGAAGAGTATTGCCAAGACACTGAAGACGAAGCTCGCAGCCGGAGGAACTTATAGAGACGACGGTGTTATAGAGCTACAGGGAGACCACAGGCATAGGGTCAAGGAGATCCTCGTTAACGAGTTCGGGTTCCCACCCGAGAACGTGATTATAATAGACTGA
- a CDS encoding CDP-archaeol synthase, with translation MTRVLYSTDSTLVVLVEFVLVYYLSPMVANSAPVLVRGRTLIDGGRLFLDGRPVFGSHKTWEGFLAGVVMGFTSSCTVGLVFESLPLTFLNMGGVVAALLGDLVGAFVKRRLGIEPGEPLPVVDQLDFALAATLLYLLLDAGFASRLDLVVMSLLIILVLHLLTNNVAFVLGLKNKRW, from the coding sequence GTGACGAGGGTGCTGTATTCTACTGACAGCACCCTGGTGGTCCTAGTCGAGTTCGTGCTTGTGTACTACCTCTCCCCGATGGTGGCAAACAGCGCCCCCGTCCTAGTCAGAGGGAGGACTCTCATCGACGGGGGGAGGCTGTTCCTGGACGGTAGACCGGTCTTCGGATCCCACAAGACCTGGGAAGGCTTCCTCGCAGGGGTAGTAATGGGTTTCACCTCCTCGTGTACTGTAGGCCTGGTTTTCGAGAGTCTGCCCCTCACGTTCCTCAACATGGGCGGCGTAGTAGCGGCATTACTAGGGGACCTGGTAGGGGCGTTCGTGAAGAGGAGGCTGGGTATCGAGCCGGGAGAGCCCCTGCCAGTCGTAGACCAGCTCGACTTCGCCCTCGCTGCGACGCTACTATACCTCCTCCTAGACGCGGGTTTCGCGTCGCGCCTAGACCTCGTGGTAATGTCTCTGCTTATTATACTCGTACTCCACTTGCTGACAAACAACGTCGCCTTCGTGCTCGGGTTGAAGAATAAAAGGTGGTAA
- a CDS encoding aconitase X catalytic domain-containing protein, whose translation MYLTREQERMLNGEFGWVVAKAMSIIVKTGEALGATKLVEVAHAHVSGVSYSNILDPGLEFIRSLFLGGGRARVYTTVNPGCVDYSGLSELIDGSYARKQAVIDDSLIKMGFKPVFTCIPYYHRPPAQGEFLAWGESSAVAVANSVFGASTNREGGPLALASALTGFTYYAGLHDPGNRVARVLVYVKDPRVRGNPGALGLWLGCRVREIPLVRGAGQGLADLKIMLAASAASGSHALVVLEGVTPRGFYSTDLVDKVEVEWGDVEEYIGTEPGGGSILGYLGCPHLYPWEFLEIYRQVVKRGVLPRDRRLLITIPVEVYERHYIEVLRLRRLGVDVAAGTCPVVSRLTRVFDHLVTNSGKAVFYLSKQLKAKYYLTNTLGVIRAVYGEGAG comes from the coding sequence ATGTACCTGACGCGCGAACAAGAGAGGATGTTGAACGGGGAGTTTGGCTGGGTTGTCGCGAAGGCTATGTCTATAATCGTCAAGACGGGTGAGGCGCTGGGGGCCACAAAGCTAGTCGAGGTCGCCCACGCCCACGTGTCGGGGGTCTCCTACTCTAACATCCTAGACCCCGGGCTCGAGTTTATCCGTAGCCTGTTTCTCGGGGGTGGCAGGGCTCGGGTATACACCACGGTCAACCCGGGGTGCGTCGACTACTCGGGTTTATCGGAGTTGATAGACGGCTCCTACGCTAGGAAACAGGCTGTGATAGACGACTCCCTAATCAAAATGGGGTTTAAGCCGGTCTTCACCTGCATCCCGTACTACCACAGGCCCCCGGCTCAGGGGGAGTTCCTAGCCTGGGGCGAGAGTAGCGCTGTCGCAGTGGCCAACAGCGTGTTCGGAGCGAGCACGAACCGGGAGGGGGGACCGCTGGCGTTGGCCTCCGCGTTAACGGGCTTCACATACTACGCGGGTCTCCACGACCCGGGGAACAGGGTCGCGAGAGTCCTGGTCTACGTTAAGGATCCACGCGTTAGAGGGAACCCGGGAGCTCTCGGGTTATGGCTGGGCTGCAGGGTCAGGGAGATACCGCTCGTCAGGGGTGCTGGACAGGGCTTGGCGGACTTGAAGATAATGCTCGCGGCGTCCGCTGCCTCGGGTTCCCACGCCCTCGTCGTCCTGGAAGGGGTGACGCCCAGGGGGTTCTACTCGACTGATCTCGTGGACAAGGTCGAGGTGGAGTGGGGCGATGTAGAGGAGTATATAGGTACGGAGCCCGGCGGTGGTAGCATACTGGGCTACCTCGGATGCCCCCACCTTTACCCGTGGGAGTTCCTCGAGATATATAGGCAAGTCGTGAAGCGGGGTGTGCTACCCAGAGACAGGAGGCTCCTAATAACGATACCTGTAGAGGTCTACGAGAGACACTACATCGAGGTCTTGCGGTTGCGTAGGCTGGGCGTGGACGTGGCCGCTGGCACCTGCCCTGTAGTCTCCAGGCTGACGCGGGTGTTCGACCACCTCGTGACGAACTCCGGTAAAGCGGTCTTCTACTTGAGTAAGCAACTAAAAGCAAAGTACTACCTGACGAACACCCTGGGGGTGATAAGGGCTGTCTACGGTGAGGGAGCGGGTTAG
- a CDS encoding aconitase X swivel domain-containing protein: MRERVRVLVDGDCRAPLRVYNDYISFFGEVDPAAGTLRSVGEQIAGVALAFRGGRGSTVGSYVIYALKYYGREPSCMLVEEPEPIIITGCIMADIPLFQVRKGFLEEVGSKRAVLVHEKGRDYIELHFE, from the coding sequence GTGAGGGAGCGGGTTAGAGTCCTTGTGGACGGGGACTGCCGGGCCCCCCTCCGCGTCTACAACGACTACATCAGCTTCTTCGGAGAGGTAGACCCCGCGGCCGGCACGCTTAGGTCGGTGGGCGAGCAGATAGCCGGCGTAGCGCTGGCCTTCAGGGGCGGGCGCGGGAGTACGGTGGGCTCCTACGTTATCTACGCGCTGAAGTACTACGGGAGAGAGCCGAGCTGCATGTTGGTGGAGGAGCCCGAGCCCATCATCATTACGGGGTGCATCATGGCGGATATACCCCTCTTCCAGGTCAGGAAAGGGTTTTTAGAAGAGGTGGGCTCTAAAAGAGCAGTGCTCGTGCACGAGAAGGGGAGAGACTACATTGAGCTACACTTCGAGTAG
- a CDS encoding phosphoribosyltransferase gives MVDKTSLKYVTWDEIHKALAVLSRRVKETFKPDILVAIAKGGYIPARILSDFLNVGEIGFVEIKFYKEIGKTRERPVVYQFSLRNIEGVNALLVDDVVDSGRTLQTATNLLSNFGAKEIRSLAIYVKKWSPVLPDYYWEVSDKWIVFPWEICETAREVGGGNLPPEVGVVEHCY, from the coding sequence ATGGTCGACAAGACTTCTCTAAAGTACGTTACATGGGATGAAATACACAAAGCTCTAGCAGTGCTATCCAGGAGAGTGAAGGAGACCTTCAAGCCAGACATACTAGTGGCGATCGCTAAGGGGGGGTACATCCCGGCCCGTATACTCTCGGACTTCCTTAACGTCGGCGAGATAGGGTTCGTGGAGATAAAGTTCTACAAGGAGATCGGTAAGACGAGGGAGAGGCCTGTTGTCTACCAGTTCTCGCTCAGGAACATCGAGGGTGTCAACGCCCTACTAGTAGACGACGTCGTCGACTCGGGTAGGACCCTGCAGACGGCGACAAACCTCTTATCGAACTTCGGCGCGAAGGAGATCCGTAGCCTCGCCATATACGTCAAGAAGTGGAGCCCGGTCCTGCCCGACTACTACTGGGAGGTCTCGGACAAGTGGATCGTCTTCCCGTGGGAGATATGTGAGACGGCTCGCGAGGTCGGCGGCGGCAACCTGCCACCAGAGGTGGGTGTTGTAGAGCACTGCTACTAG
- a CDS encoding CTP synthase yields MVKYIFVTGGVLSSLGKGVIVGSIGLLLSRAGYNVDAVKIDPYLNVDAGTMNPYMHGEVFVTGDGGETDLDLGHYERFLGKDMSRLNNITAGQIYLSVLEKEREGEYLGQCVQVVPHVTDEIKSRIREVARSRGSDVLIVEVGGTVGDIEGLPFLEAIRQMRLEEGPSNTVFIHVALAPIISTGELKTKPVQHSVQELRRIGIQPDAIVVRSGRMLNEEEKAKIALYGNVPQRAVFSDPDVSSVYEVPLILHREGLLKYVAEVLRLDYREPYLGDWSSLAEKARSASKEVKVAMVGKYTKVRDSYISIVEALRHSAAQVGARVNLGWIESTDIESGLVNLDVLDEYDGAVILPGFGKRGAEGKIRALKKLREEGKPVLGICFGMQLMVVEAARNVLGLEGANSTELDPGTEHPVVDLIPWQRGVSRLGGTMRLGAHKVNLEKDSLVWRLYGTTPVYERFRHRYTVNPKYVDKLSEAGLKPTGWSDEGFVEVVELKGHRFYLGVQFHPEFKSRPLSPSPVFTGFVKSLVERAI; encoded by the coding sequence TTGGTCAAGTACATTTTTGTAACAGGAGGAGTCCTCTCGAGCCTGGGCAAGGGCGTTATAGTGGGATCTATAGGCTTGCTCCTCAGTAGAGCTGGGTACAACGTCGACGCTGTCAAGATAGACCCTTACCTGAACGTAGACGCTGGTACTATGAACCCCTACATGCACGGAGAGGTCTTCGTGACCGGGGACGGTGGCGAGACAGACCTCGACCTAGGCCACTACGAGAGGTTCCTAGGTAAGGACATGTCGAGGCTGAACAACATCACTGCGGGGCAGATATACCTTTCAGTCCTGGAGAAGGAGAGGGAAGGGGAGTACCTGGGGCAGTGCGTCCAGGTCGTCCCCCACGTGACAGACGAGATCAAGAGCAGGATCAGAGAGGTGGCGAGGAGTCGCGGCTCAGACGTACTCATAGTCGAAGTAGGAGGTACGGTAGGGGACATAGAGGGCCTCCCCTTCCTAGAGGCAATTAGGCAGATGAGGCTCGAGGAGGGGCCTTCGAACACGGTGTTCATTCACGTGGCCCTGGCCCCGATCATATCCACTGGCGAGCTGAAGACCAAGCCCGTCCAGCACAGCGTCCAGGAGCTCAGGAGGATCGGTATACAGCCAGACGCGATAGTGGTGAGGTCTGGTAGGATGCTAAACGAGGAGGAGAAGGCGAAGATAGCCCTCTACGGCAACGTGCCTCAGAGGGCGGTGTTCAGCGACCCCGACGTCTCATCTGTCTACGAGGTGCCACTAATCCTCCACAGAGAGGGGCTACTCAAGTACGTGGCAGAAGTGCTAAGGCTAGACTACAGGGAGCCATACCTAGGCGACTGGTCCTCGCTAGCCGAGAAGGCGAGGAGTGCCAGTAAGGAAGTTAAAGTAGCCATGGTGGGGAAGTACACCAAGGTCAGAGACAGCTACATAAGTATCGTGGAGGCGTTGAGGCACTCTGCCGCCCAGGTGGGAGCGAGGGTCAACCTGGGCTGGATCGAGTCGACCGACATAGAGAGCGGCCTTGTGAACCTGGACGTCCTCGACGAGTACGACGGCGCCGTCATACTACCAGGCTTCGGGAAGAGGGGGGCCGAGGGCAAGATTAGGGCTTTGAAGAAGCTCAGGGAGGAGGGTAAGCCCGTCCTGGGGATATGCTTCGGCATGCAGCTCATGGTGGTAGAGGCGGCGAGGAACGTGCTCGGCTTGGAGGGGGCTAACAGCACGGAACTAGACCCGGGGACAGAGCACCCGGTTGTAGACTTGATACCCTGGCAGAGGGGCGTGAGCAGGCTGGGCGGGACTATGAGGCTAGGCGCCCACAAGGTGAACCTCGAGAAGGACAGCCTGGTATGGAGGCTCTACGGCACTACACCTGTTTACGAGAGGTTCAGGCACAGGTACACCGTGAACCCCAAGTACGTCGACAAGCTCAGCGAGGCGGGCCTCAAACCCACGGGTTGGAGCGATGAGGGCTTTGTCGAGGTGGTCGAGTTGAAGGGGCACAGGTTCTACCTAGGAGTCCAGTTCCACCCGGAGTTCAAGAGCAGGCCGCTGAGCCCGAGCCCCGTTTTCACGGGCTTCGTGAAGTCCCTAGTAGAACGAGCGATTTAA
- a CDS encoding 50S ribosomal protein L44e, whose protein sequence is MKIPKVIVTYCPRCRRHTEHTVTIYKHGKRRSLAEGERRYARKKQGYGSKRKAEQKRFAKTTKKVVLKLKCKECGYTLHREGIRLKKAELVEVAK, encoded by the coding sequence GTGAAGATACCCAAGGTGATTGTGACCTACTGTCCGAGGTGCAGGAGGCACACCGAGCACACCGTGACGATCTACAAGCACGGTAAGAGGAGGAGCCTGGCCGAGGGCGAGAGGAGGTACGCCAGGAAGAAGCAGGGGTATGGTTCCAAGAGGAAGGCCGAGCAGAAGAGGTTCGCTAAGACTACCAAGAAAGTTGTGCTGAAGCTGAAGTGTAAAGAGTGCGGCTACACCCTCCACAGGGAGGGTATTAGGCTGAAGAAAGCCGAGCTCGTAGAGGTGGCCAAGTAG
- a CDS encoding Clp1/GlmU family protein, with protein MPTLKLNKGEGVKLFGPMAFTLLRGTVEILGKKVVVGERVIIHRLKSYAVVALEDSELDLSMVNEAQIKRLEDNEAYFEWVKLSEEIVSSNPTVVVVIGEVDSGKSSFTTLLLNKALERGMRPALVDADVGQADVAPPGYVSLAYPSEQTLWNRGLKPVRMCFVGDNKPQRSTDAIVNYVKRLVEQAVSEGRTPVVVDTDGWMKEVGAVLYKTKLVVEVRPDYLVHVGGSDPSFSALERLGVKYRTVPSPSVKKVRDRSERREYRSDRYREFFANAAMVKYDLNQLVFVDMPLLQGARVDLHDERVVYSSVLGGKYFVVARGDTRRVYEELSASLGREKLTVYPQGFERGLYVSLSDGKGSECPGIVEKIDFDAGKLLARTPCPELPVRVVRASTIRLTEDFKEEYIEY; from the coding sequence GTGCCGACTCTTAAGCTGAACAAAGGTGAGGGCGTCAAGTTGTTCGGGCCGATGGCGTTCACGCTCTTGAGGGGCACGGTAGAGATCTTGGGCAAGAAGGTCGTCGTAGGGGAGAGGGTCATAATCCACAGGCTGAAGAGCTACGCTGTGGTAGCTCTCGAGGACTCGGAGCTCGACTTGAGCATGGTCAACGAGGCGCAGATTAAGAGGCTCGAGGACAACGAGGCCTACTTCGAGTGGGTTAAGCTTAGCGAGGAAATCGTGAGCAGTAACCCTACAGTAGTAGTGGTTATAGGCGAAGTAGACTCTGGCAAGTCTTCTTTCACGACGCTTCTCCTCAACAAGGCCCTCGAGAGGGGGATGAGGCCGGCTCTCGTAGACGCGGACGTAGGTCAAGCCGACGTTGCGCCCCCGGGCTACGTATCACTCGCCTACCCGAGCGAGCAGACCCTGTGGAACAGGGGGCTAAAGCCCGTGAGAATGTGTTTTGTCGGGGACAACAAGCCCCAGAGGAGCACGGACGCAATAGTCAACTACGTCAAGAGGCTGGTGGAGCAGGCTGTCAGCGAGGGTAGGACACCCGTTGTGGTCGACACTGACGGCTGGATGAAGGAGGTCGGAGCGGTCCTGTACAAGACCAAGCTCGTGGTAGAGGTGAGACCAGACTACCTGGTCCACGTGGGCGGCTCAGACCCCTCTTTTTCAGCCCTCGAGAGACTGGGGGTCAAGTACAGAACTGTCCCGTCGCCCAGCGTGAAGAAGGTGAGGGACAGGTCTGAGAGGAGAGAGTACCGGAGCGACAGGTACAGGGAGTTCTTCGCCAACGCGGCCATGGTGAAGTACGACCTCAACCAGCTGGTCTTCGTAGACATGCCCCTGCTCCAGGGGGCTCGAGTCGACTTACACGACGAGAGGGTGGTGTACAGCAGTGTACTAGGCGGCAAGTACTTCGTAGTGGCTAGAGGCGACACCAGGAGAGTCTACGAGGAGCTGTCGGCTAGCCTGGGGAGAGAAAAGCTGACAGTCTACCCGCAGGGCTTCGAGAGAGGGCTCTACGTCTCGCTCTCCGACGGGAAGGGTAGCGAGTGCCCGGGTATCGTGGAGAAGATAGACTTCGACGCGGGTAAACTACTCGCTAGAACCCCCTGCCCGGAACTCCCCGTGAGAGTTGTGAGGGCCTCCACCATAAGGCTGACAGAGGACTTCAAGGAGGAGTACATCGAGTACTAG